AAAGTCACCCTTTTCAGCTATCGCGAATCATCCATTTGTGCACACGGTTAGCTCAAGAAATAAAAATCTTCTGTGGACCTCCAAGCGATGGTAAACTAATCGTCGAGCACAGGTAGAGATCCTCCTACCAGAAGAGGTCTATTCAAGCATCAAGGACTCGTTGGATGCGAAAGTCCAAAAGCTTCGATATGCGAGGGTGTTCATGTCTCCTTCTGCACTGCTTGAGGGAGACTTCTTCAATACGTATATCAAAGCGGGTACATCGTTCCCTTTTGTCTTTCATGACCTCGTCGCGAAGCGATCTCCATTGGTTCTAACCTCTCACCCAGGCAATATCCTCATGATATCCGAGGGACGGTCAGGCTCAGATAACATTTACACTCTCAAGGACGGTACGCTTGCTCAGGAAGATGCGCAGCTGGATTCAAACTAACAAAGCTTCAGGGATCTTGAGATTAGAGCTCGGCAAGGAGGTCTACGAACGAACAGGACTGACAGGGAAACCGATTCGCAGCGGAGGAAGGAAACATGCCAAAGAGCGATATCGTGTGTCAATCCCCGTCATAATTGCGCCTCTGAGAAACTGACGAATCAAATCACTAGTTGTGGAAATAAATCTGCGACTGCCTTCGATGCTGCACGGCAAGAAGGGGTTCGACAGAATTGTCTGGGCATTTAAAAACGTCCTTGACCATTCCGTAGCCTGGCTTTTTCACGACCTGGCACCAGGTTTCACCGGAATCTCTGAAGGTACGAAGTACTCAAATCTCTAAATCTCATGCCAAAAGTAACAAAGGAAAACAAGGAGATCCCACCCTCAAAGGCAATCATCCACAAATCATCGACTGTGTTGTTTCCCGTACCCACTACCGCGACATCATCACTCCTTCTTTCAGCGAGACTACCCTCACAGAAGCATCCTCAGAAAGTATTCTGAAAGAGGATTCACAGAATCTCTCTGAATGGCTGGCAATGGTAGCCCTGGGGTCTCCGCGTGTATCAAAAGACGACGAAATTGATCCATACCTAAGCCGCTACCGCGTCCCAGATGACGGACCGGTCAGAACCGTAGACCTCGTCTCCTTGACATGGCACGGGTTCCTCCCCGCCAGCTGGATCTTAGATCTGTTCATCACTATGCTGTAAGCCCTCTTCTGCCATCTACACCTGAATACAACGGCTCTGCTGACTCGGTTGCCTACTAGGCGTGAGACCGCGTCAAAATCCTCGCCAGCATCAACATGGTTTGCGCTGTCTTCGAGTGCACTGGGAAGGGAAGCAGTGGAAGCGAAGGATGGATATGCTATCATGTTGTTGCCGCGATCCGAACAGACTGACAGTACCCGAGACATACAAGAAAGTAGAGCGAACGCGCCGACCAAGACCAGTCGGTTTTGTATTTGCTGGGAGTATGTGGGAGCCTCAGTCTTATAATGGTACAATGACTATCGATTACAGATAAAGTTCTCAACCCTTCGTAACGAATGCGCCAGACTTAAGGACAATTTCTATCCATTATCGTTCGAGTTAAGCTATCGTTCAAACCAAGGTTCTGGTATTATCCAAATGAAAACCAGCAAGAAAACAGAAACCTCCATGAGATCCTGTTATCGCCCCAACCcagtggaagaagacaatcaaCCAAGGTAAAACAGTTATACAAAACTCAAGACCAATGAAGCAAAAACGAGACAAATTTATCCATAGGCGCACCAACTTCGCGAGTCATTAACCAATGAGTTCATTTACCACGTCCTGTAACACAGGTCTATTTCCAATGACATTACTCCCGCTTAGAAGTTTGGCTCCTGTCTTAGCGGGTTTCTTGAGACCTCGACGCGATGGTTGGCCCTCTATTGGGCTGAGGGGATTACGAGGTGCTTTCGGCGAAGGAGAAGTCTTTGGGAGACTTCTGCTTCCCTTGGATGGTGACTTGTCTGCATCGAGTGATGGAGGAAAGCTCACGTCGCAGTTGAAGATGTGGCTTTCCAAAGCACCTTTGGGCAAATCATATACCCATCTTCGTTCTTCCACCATGCTTATGTATTTGCGAAGCAGGTCATTACCGTCCCGCAGAGTACTCTTGCTTCCAATAACGAGCAACTTAGTCCGCGCACGCGTAAAGGCGACGTTGATCCGTCTCCAATCTCGGAGAAGATCGCCAACGTTATTGTCGACGTTGCTCCGAACACAGCTTAGTAACACGACTTCCTTATCTCGGCCTTGAAATTTGTCTGCTGTATGCATTTCAAGCTCTGGTAGGTATCGACGAAGATTCTGCTTCAACAGGGAGAGCTGGCTGCGGTAGAAAGTGATAACACCAATGTTACGTGCTGGTATGCCGCACGAAACCAATGACTCCACGAGCTGTGCGCAAATAGAAGACTCAGTTGGATTTACAATCATAGTGCCGTTTGCCACATCTCGGGCTGGGATCCCAAGCGTGTCTGTGTTGATAAAACGGTTCTTTGCAGACGGATCAAGCACGTCCCGTAGCCAGCAGCGGCCTTGGTTCGTGCCCAAACAGAATTGCCGTTGATTTGATGACTGCGGTAGTTGGTTGATATGGTGCAGCTTGAGACCGCCAATGTTGGGCAGATCCAAGGAGCGCGATGCAACCGCAGGAGTTCCACATTTCAGACGTCCCGAGTAGATAAGATTGTTGGAAAGGACCATAATATCCTCACACATCCGATATTGGTGTTCAAGATTGACCACCGACTCAGGATGTGCATCGGAAAGGAGCTTGAACAGACTGACATCGAGTCCTCCCTCTTGAGCTTGCTTGTTTTGCACCAAAGGTGGCAGTTGGTAATGGTCCCCAACAAGAATGAATGTGCGCGCCATTCGGATCGGCCCTAAGCATACTGGAAGAGTGATTTGCGAGGCCTCGTCAACAATGCAATAGTCGAATACGCGTCTATTGAAGATATTGTGGTTGACCCCAAGACAAGTCGTCGCGACTACTTGTGACTCTTCATAGGATGCTTTCAGCTCTTCGACGGTGGACTTAGGGACTGCCGCAAGATCGACAAACTGCTGTACTTCAGTATGCACCTTTGCAGTAGCTCCTATCCGCAGAATGCGGAAATTGTCATCTCGGATCTTTAGTAGGATATTATCGACTGCGGTGTGCGTGTACGACGTCAAGAGAACACTCTTTCCTTGCGCCACCAATGCTCGAATGATATGGGCAATGGTTGTTGTCTTTCCTGTGCCGGGCATACCAAGAACTAGCGCATAATCTCGCGCACTCATGACTTTTTCTATGGCTCTTTTCTGATCGACATTTAGGCTTGCTTTGGCGGAGTCAGACAATGGAAAAGCTGATGGTGACGGCTTGAAAATGGGTGTTTCTCCCTCAACAATGAGTTTTCTGAGTCGATTCGCTTGAAATAGGTCCTTTTCCATCATGCAAATGAGATTGTTTCGAACGATCGCCATGCCGTTGCTGAATTCGTCCTTATCCAGTCGATAAagaatctcctcctccggctCGTGAGAAGTAGCTGAAGGTAAGGGCCCATCTCCCAGAAGTTCCGCGATGCCTCGGAATGATTGGTTTTTGCTCGCATCAAAtccctttgtctttgttcttgtaTTGTGCAATCTCCGATCGACTGCGACTATTATGTGCTTTGGGCTGACCTGCACAACGTATCCGTTGGCGAGCGCAAAGTGACCTTTCTCATCGGATACAACAATCGGCTCTCCCACGGTCAGTTGCGATTCagtgaaagagaaggaaggcaAAGGATGTTTCTTGACAAAGGTGTATCTGAAGCGATTAATCTTTGTGCTCTCTTTGTCCTCGTATGCGGACCCTGGTTGAATCACGACATTCCCGAAGCAACGCCCGAGAGCCTCTCGCTCACTACTCAACAAAGTCCAGAGTTCTCGCTTGAATCGCATCATGCTCTGTTCCTCCTTCGTCAGCAGATCGTCCCATTTCTTAAAAAAGTCTCGATGTTGGGGCGTCAAATAGTCCATAGCCTTGACGAATTCATCGCCAAGTCCGCTAGTttcgccatctccgtcgTCCGCAAGCTTATGATAGATCAAGCAAGGCGTCTTTGAGTAACACCTGTTGCACATGCCTGGCTTCTTCACCATCGGTGGAAGTTGGAGTCTTTCACGGACAAAACCCGCCAGCCGGTTACGTTCCTGGATCATTTGCAAGAGCTCATGTCTGACACCACGGATGCGAAATATCTTCGATATTTCAAGATAATAAAGTAGCCCGAAGGTTACGTCGACGTCTTGAAAACGTAGAATCAGTGAGACAAAGTCCGGAGAGTAATTGCGGCTGGAAAGCTTACCGTAGCGATCAGAAAGCAACAAGGTATAAAGCGCAGTCTGAGCCCTGTGTGCCTGATTTGTGTCTCTGTTGCCTGTCTTGAGCTCCAGAGGGACAACAAGATTTCTGTTGCCCTCCCCATCATTGCATGCAACTTGGACTGTAGCATCAATATTGCCTTTGAGTCCATACATCGGAGACCATATGTGCTCTTCCACCTCAAGCAGCTTATTGATGCTCAAATTGACCTTGGAGCTATGCCGGTCTTCAACGATGGATTCGGCCTGGAAGGGCGATTAATTACCAAAGCGTCCCAACTCCTGCAGGATGCACTTACACTCGGAGTGGGCCGAAGGAAGACCTCTGCCCAGCCTTTCAGAGCTGGGACTCTGCTCATCATGTACTCGACGGCTTCCGGAACGGTCATCTGGATCAAGTATAAGTCTTCAACGTGTCTGACAAGAATAGCCTCCACTAAAGCCCTCAAAGACTTCAGGTCCCATTTGTTGACTTTCATAGCTTCCTGAAAGAACTCATGAAAGATATTTCCGAACACTTGAGGCTTGCTAATGTCGCTCGAATTCTTGATACGGTCCTGAAGAACTGCTCTTCGTTGGCAACTGATCGAGTCTGCAACAACGGTCGCAGATATTAGGTGATCTGGGTGAAGTATAATCATATTATGGGCATCATCGACAATGCACTGCCCTGCTGCATCGAAATCGCCGGTCAGGTGAATATATGCGCCCTTACTGCATGGGCTGTCAAACCAAGATTCTCGCAAGATTACTGCCTTTTTGTTTTTAGTTCTCTCATCCTGAACCAACAGCACCTGTCAGATTTGTTAGCCATCAATGGCATATCTGATGATTTCGGCACGACAAACCTGCTCTGGCTGAGTGCGACCTCTTTCAGTGATATACGTATTCATTGCAATATCAACAATCAAATATCGTTTGATAGCTTGTCGGTCTGTGGAGATCTAGCTCTTTTGTACTTAGCAAAATCCTATAGAAAATACCAACTAAGAGCGACGAACGTTGACTGATCCATTTCTACCTGGCTGCATAGACTGCTCGATAGCCTCCACATcaaagtcgtcatcatcaaactCGTCACCAGAGGATGTTTCCAAATTCTCCTTGGAAGTGCCGTTAAATCCTTCTGTTTCAGATGGTCGTTTCGTATTCTGTTTTATACAAGGTTGTTCATTAGCCAACAGCTTCTCTGACGCTGTCGGTCCTGGAGGAATCAAGCCTGCTGTTCCATCGCATTCGGCAAGAAGGTCCTCTATatcgtcaaagtcatcgtCGAATTCGTCACTGTTCAAAGCTTTGTCGAAACTGAGCTCCCGGTTGCCCGAATCAGAAACTCTTGCGTTATGGTTCGAGTCTCCCAAAGTACCGAGTTGTCTTCGACGCTGCTCCATAGTAGATTCGACAGGGGCTTGGGCATTCATTGGATTCGTATAGTTGTTGGGCCGGGTTAGTTCAAGGAATGGGTCCTCAGACGCTTCGGCCAAGGTGAGAAAACCCTCATccaagtcatcatcaccgaaaTCAGATGAAGAGGCTCCTACGCCTTCGGCTTCGTTTGGTTGTACAAGTGGGTGAGCaacctcgtcgtcgtcctcaaTGCCTTGCTCTGGAATTTGCGCAGCGACCTTTTTCTCGATAGGAAATTTCGATCGGCTCCATCGCACTTGCTTGCATTTCGGCACGGGCGAAGAATTAGACATTTCTGCTGGAGCGACAGAGGGATTCTGCAAGCTTCTCTCAATCTTTTCCAATAGAAAGTTGAGTCTGGAAGATTTCGTATTTGCGGACTCCAGTACATTACTCTTAGATCGAGAGAAGATGTTGCGACCACTACCAAACTCTTGTCCATTCAATCTTCTCCGTTTTGCTTTAGATGTGGGCCATTCCGCATTGCAACTAGCGGACCTCCTCAGTCCCGAAGAATCCCTACTGGTGCCGGCTGTGGCAGGAGTCTGGGGTGAAGACGAGAGAAGATTAGCTAGGTGAGGAGGAAAGCTGTCCTCTGGATTGATCGAAGCCTTGCCCAGGTAATTGTTCCACAGGTCTGTTGCGAGATCGCTCTGAGGTGTTTTGAGGAGCGCTTGGAAGGATTGCATATCAAAGGACCGTTTCCGTTCACCCTTGCTTCCACCTAATGGAGAGCTGGTCGGGGATGAGCTGTGGCGCCGTTTCTTTCTTGTTGCAGAAGGTTGAGAGAGTGTGTCCGGGTTCGAGCTCGCAGGTACATGCTGCCAGATAACATGATCTTCCGGCGTGCATTCTTGTCCTGGTGCTCGGTTGAATGCGTCTTCTGCATTGCTAATGAGGTCTGCCAGGGGTATCCTGTTCCCTGGCGTCTGAGGACACTCTTTGACTGGTTTCGGCTCGTTCACTTCGCTAGAAGgctcttcttttcctggTTCTGATTGCAGTGGTTTGACCACTCCGTTCAACCATGAAGTTtggttttctttgtcttcatgACCTGCTCTTAATGGTGACTTCGTAGGCGACTTTCCTCCATTGTTCGCTTGTTGATTGTTGAACCGGAAGGCATTCAACTTGGAACGTGAATTCGAGGATATCGGGTAGGAGTCCGAGTTTCCAGCCATAGCTCAAGAAATGTTGGTGATTTCAGCCTTCTGTAGCACATCGGTTCATTCTGCCTGGAAATTCAAGGACTACACAGATTGACACGAGCTGTAGCGATGAGTAGAATGTAGTATCTACCATCGATGTAGGACGTTGGAGAGAGGAGTGTTGTTTCCTGATCAAGCAGAAGTCCAAGTATAACATCCGTCCAGAGCATGGCTGGTGATTGTCCTGATGTAGTACAATTACCTTAAGAAATGGGGTAAATGGAGACGCGTCGCGCGTTGATGGCTCCTGCCTGAGGTGTATAATGGGTGCCTGTAATACCAGGCAGAAAGGCGGCGTCTAGATTACCTCAATAGGGACTAGGGTGGTGACTCTAAGATCCCGCCTCCATCGGCCTTTTGCGGCTTCACGAACATCAACCACTGGACACTCAGCGCCCCTCTACATACCGCAGCCTCATCAACAGCTGCGAATCGATCTATTGTCCAATTGAACCCAGAGCGGTTGTCGCCAGTCTATACCGTTTTTTACAGATCCCCGAAGTACCTCTTTAGCATATTTGGCAGGGGTCCTCTATTTAGCGTCGCCCTCACGATTATCGACCGGCTCTTCGAAGGAACACTGCCAGAGTCCGTCACAATAATCACAATGTCTGCTCGCCCTTTGTCGCAAGCCCTGCGTGCTCGTTGTCTTTTCCGTGGGCCTCAGAACACTAAGGGCTTCTCGACCCGGAACACTCTCCGCGCCGCTGACCACGGTAATCACTATGACCCTCCCACCGGGTGGCTCTTCGGCGTCAAGCCAGGTCAGAAATATGTGAAGGAGGGATGGGAGAACATTTGGTACTACGGATTTATTGGCAGTTTGCTCGCTGCTGGTGTTGCATACATTTTCAAGCCTGATACCTCGTACGCTTCATCCCCACTTTCAGCCATTCATGGGCGGCCTTTTCCTTCAGAGCGGCTGTACCATATCTACTTGATTATCTGAGGACATAGATACTGATTGTCTTCTAGGATACAAACGTGGGCTTTGGAGGAGGCCCGACGAAGGCTGGAGGCCGAGGGCATCCTGGAGGACCCTGACAAGGTTCAGCACAAGTGATCGCATTATTCCCGATTTTCCCTTGTACACTGTACATAGAGCGATCGGCTATGAAAAGCGCCTTCCCACAAGCCTGGTCTGTGATCCATATGGCGTATGAGCCCAATCTAGACGACTTGCTTTTTCAAAATCATTGTTCGTTCCTTCAACTCTTGTTCCACGCAGGGGGATTTTGTCGTCATTGTATTTTCCACAGTCAAATGAAGTCATTCAAGGAATCTTTTCAAGGGGGGGGGAATTTCGAGTTTGATAGACAATGTTTGTTGATTGCCTTGGAGGGCGCTTGAGACGAGCATTACGTAGCAGGTATTAAGAAGTAGCCTCTAACATGACCAAGATCTACTAGGCTTGGATTGAATGTCTTAGCAATCAGATCAGGTATTATACCTCTGGATATATGTCAGTTCTCCTTAATAAGGGCATCTCCCTCCTAACCTTCTCCAAGAGGTTCAGGTCAATCTCCGCGGTAGCGATTCCGGGCTCTCGATATTCGTCTCCGAGTTTCGCCACGATCTCTCCCCATGGATTAACGATCATCGAATGGCCATAGCTTCTTCGCTTTTCATTGTGCGGACCAGATTGAGCTGCAGCAATTACATACGCCTGTGTCTCGATAGCTCTTGCTCGGAGCAACGCTTCCCAATGCGCCTGTCCCGTTGGAACAGTGAAAGCTGACGGATATGTGATGATTTGGGCATTCTGACGCTTCAGGGCTAGACTGATTTCAGGGAAGCGCAGCTGTAAATAGTATGTAAGATTATGAGCTCAGCTCATCAGAGTTTGGAACTTGGACACTAGACTCACGTCGAAGCAAATGGAGAGACCAACACGTCCTAGAGGGGTGTCGAACGGCGGCAGAATTTCCCTGCCCTTTTCAACGCTCCTTATACCGCAAAGGTGAGTCATGCATGCATGCTTTCTACTTAGGATCAACTTACGCGCTCTCCTTGAGGACCGGCCCATCTTTGATGTCTACATCAAACAGATGTATCTTCTGGTAGCGTTGAGTAATAATACCATTATCATCAATCCAGATCAGAGTATTCTTGACTTTGCCGTTGGGCGCCGGTTCATGGATGCCAACGTTGATATGTAGGTTTGCCTGCCTGGCTTCGCGCTGGAGTCCCTGCACAAACACACTGTCTTGCACGGATCGTACAAGTGATATGCTTTCTGCTGGCGAAGAGGCAATGTAGTCTGCTGCCTCTGGTAGGAATAATGCCTGTTCCGCATTAGGCGATCAAAGTCTCAGAAGCGTCTAAGCGtcagtggaagaagaggtagaaTGCACTATACTTTAGCACCAGATGCCACAGCTTTGCGCACCAGTGTCTGACACTGAGCCAAATTCGAAGTCATACTCGCTGTTGAGCATAGTTGCCCGACTGCCTATTACGGTTCGATTAGTAAGGTGGATCTGAGCTGAGATCGGGGTGTCCTAGGCTCTTACTGCAATGGCCATTGTTATTAGAGGCTAGTCTATGAGTGCGTTTTAATAGAAAAGTGTCTATATACAATCCGGGAACAACGAATAATGGGTTGTAGGATGGTGACTGCTGATAGAGTACCGATAACAGTCTGATAGTGATAGAGAGGGGCTTACCTAAAACCGCCAAGC
The Aspergillus fumigatus Af293 chromosome 4, whole genome shotgun sequence DNA segment above includes these coding regions:
- a CDS encoding ribonuclease P protein subunit p40, producing MLHFDDDASRREKCFTTIAQLPAFVDPKQPPIKKSPFSAIANHPFVHTVEILLPEEVYSSIKDSLDAKVQKLRYARVFMSPSALLEGDFFNTYIKAGNILMISEGRSGSDNIYTLKDGILRLELGKEVYERTGLTGKPIRSGGRKHAKERYLVEINLRLPSMLHGKKGFDRIVWAFKNVLDHSVAWLFHDLAPGFTGISEGDPTLKGNHPQIIDCVVSRTHYRDIITPSFSETTLTEASSESILKEDSQNLSEWLAMVALGSPRVSKDDEIDPYLSRYRVPDDGPVRTVDLVSLTWHGFLPASWILDLFITMLRETASKSSPASTWFALSSSALGREAVEAKDGYAIMLLPRSEQTDSTRDIQESRANAPTKTSRFCICWEYVGASVL
- a CDS encoding bifunctional ATP-dependent DNA helicase/ssDNA endodeoxyribonuclease DNA2, with product MAGNSDSYPISSNSRSKLNAFRFNNQQANNGGKSPTKSPLRAGHEDKENQTSWLNGVVKPLQSEPGKEEPSSEVNEPKPVKECPQTPGNRIPLADLISNAEDAFNRAPGQECTPEDHVIWQHVPASSNPDTLSQPSATRKKRRHSSSPTSSPLGGSKGERKRSFDMQSFQALLKTPQSDLATDLWNNYLGKASINPEDSFPPHLANLLSSSPQTPATAGTSRDSSGLRRSASCNAEWPTSKAKRRRLNGQEFGSGRNIFSRSKSNVLESANTKSSRLNFLLEKIERSLQNPSVAPAEMSNSSPVPKCKQVRWSRSKFPIEKKVAAQIPEQGIEDDDEVAHPLVQPNEAEGVGASSSDFGDDDLDEGFLTLAEASEDPFLELTRPNNYTNPMNAQAPVESTMEQRRRQLGTLGDSNHNARVSDSGNRELSFDKALNSDEFDDDFDDIEDLLAECDGTAGLIPPGPTASEKLLANEQPCIKQNTKRPSETEGFNGTSKENLETSSGDEFDDDDFDVEAIEQSMQPGRNGSVNISTDRQAIKRYLIVDIAMNTYITERGRTQPEQVLLVQDERTKNKKAVILRESWFDSPCSKGAYIHLTGDFDAAGQCIVDDAHNMIILHPDHLISATVVADSISCQRRAVLQDRIKNSSDISKPQVFGNIFHEFFQEAMKVNKWDLKSLRALVEAILVRHVEDLYLIQMTVPEAVEYMMSRVPALKGWAEVFLRPTPSAESIVEDRHSSKVNLSINKLLEVEEHIWSPMYGLKGNIDATVQVACNDGEGNRNLVVPLELKTGNRDTNQAHRAQTALYTLLLSDRYDVDVTFGLLYYLEISKIFRIRGVRHELLQMIQERNRLAGFVRERLQLPPMVKKPGMCNRCYSKTPCLIYHKLADDGDGETSGLGDEFVKAMDYLTPQHRDFFKKWDDLLTKEEQSMMRFKRELWTLLSSEREALGRCFGNVVIQPGSAYEDKESTKINRFRYTFVKKHPLPSFSFTESQLTVGEPIVVSDEKGHFALANGYVVQVSPKHIIVAVDRRLHNTRTKTKGFDASKNQSFRGIAELLGDGPLPSATSHEPEEEILYRLDKDEFSNGMAIVRNNLICMMEKDLFQANRLRKLIVEGETPIFKPSPSAFPLSDSAKASLNVDQKRAIEKVMSARDYALVLGMPGTGKTTTIAHIIRALVAQGKSVLLTSYTHTAVDNILLKIRDDNFRILRIGATAKVHTEVQQFVDLAAVPKSTVEELKASYEESQVVATTCLGVNHNIFNRRVFDYCIVDEASQITLPVCLGPIRMARTFILVGDHYQLPPLVQNKQAQEGGLDVSLFKLLSDAHPESVVNLEHQYRMCEDIMVLSNNLIYSGRLKCGTPAVASRSLDLPNIGGLKLHHINQLPQSSNQRQFCLGTNQGRCWLRDVLDPSAKNRFINTDTLGIPARDVANGTMIVNPTESSICAQLVESLVSCGIPARNIGVITFYRSQLSLLKQNLRRYLPELEMHTADKFQGRDKEVVLLSCVRSNVDNNVGDLLRDWRRINVAFTRARTKLLVIGSKSTLRDGNDLLRKYISMVEERRWVYDLPKGALESHIFNCDVSFPPSLDADKSPSKGSRSLPKTSPSPKAPRNPLSPIEGQPSRRGLKKPAKTGAKLLSGSNVIGNRPVLQDVVNELIG
- a CDS encoding carbon-nitrogen hydrolase family protein, translated to MAIAAVGQLCSTASMTSNLAQCQTLVRKAVASGAKALFLPEAADYIASSPAESISLVRSVQDSVFVQGLQREARQANLHINVGIHEPAPNGKVKNTLIWIDDNGIITQRYQKIHLFDVDIKDGPVLKESASVEKGREILPPFDTPLGRVGLSICFDLRFPEISLALKRQNAQIITYPSAFTVPTGQAHWEALLRARAIETQAYVIAAAQSGPHNEKRRSYGHSMIVNPWGEIVAKLGDEYREPGIATAEIDLNLLEKVRREMPLLRRTDIYPEV